Proteins encoded in a region of the Alphaproteobacteria bacterium genome:
- a CDS encoding D-alanine--D-alanine ligase: MSKRVAVLYGGPSAERDVSLSSGAAVIKACETLGYDTIAIDVDANLAEALHKAKPQVAFNALHGRWGEDGCVQGLLELLHIPYTHSGVLASALAMDKPMARNVFIANGLLCAEGRVCHKDEIIGDSEPMKRPYVIKPSNEGSSVGVHIIMQNDNRFFSGADWPFGDEVLVEKYIPGREIQVAVLDGKALGAIEIKPLGKFYDYEAKYTDGKAQHIMPAPLEKDVEAEVLALAEKAHSVLGCRGLTRSDFRYDTDTGKFYILEVNTQPGMTPLSLAPEIAAYAGISFNTLVDQLINGARLGD; encoded by the coding sequence ATGAGCAAGCGCGTTGCAGTATTATATGGTGGGCCTTCCGCCGAGCGGGATGTGTCGCTTTCGAGTGGCGCGGCAGTGATAAAAGCCTGTGAAACGCTTGGCTATGACACCATAGCTATTGATGTGGATGCCAATCTGGCCGAAGCACTACATAAAGCCAAGCCGCAAGTGGCGTTCAATGCCTTGCATGGCCGCTGGGGCGAAGATGGTTGTGTTCAGGGATTATTAGAATTATTGCATATTCCTTATACCCATTCCGGTGTGCTTGCCTCTGCATTGGCGATGGATAAGCCAATGGCGCGTAATGTGTTTATAGCGAATGGGCTGTTATGTGCGGAAGGGCGAGTGTGCCATAAAGATGAAATTATCGGCGATTCAGAGCCTATGAAGCGACCCTATGTGATTAAGCCCAGCAATGAAGGCTCCAGCGTGGGTGTACATATTATCATGCAAAATGATAACCGTTTTTTTAGTGGAGCGGATTGGCCATTTGGCGATGAAGTGCTGGTGGAAAAATATATCCCCGGACGTGAAATTCAAGTGGCGGTGTTGGATGGTAAGGCGCTCGGAGCTATTGAAATTAAGCCATTAGGTAAGTTTTATGATTATGAGGCAAAATATACCGATGGCAAAGCGCAGCATATAATGCCCGCACCGCTTGAAAAAGATGTTGAGGCTGAAGTATTGGCATTGGCAGAAAAAGCACATAGCGTTTTAGGCTGTCGTGGATTAACCCGTAGCGATTTTCGTTATGATACCGATACGGGGAAATTTTATATTCTCGAAGTGAATACACAGCCGGGCATGACTCCGCTTTCATTGGCGCCAGAAATTGCAGCCTATGCAGGCATTAGCTTTAACACATTGGTAGACCAACTTATTAATGGCGCACGATTAGGAGATTAA
- a CDS encoding FtsQ-type POTRA domain-containing protein: MAKRKKTATKKRQGTTYQRKTRRISRWRSFKRSASSFFRRGYYAVAAASITVAIGMAWWWVHSGKLTMMVDETQQSVLQQTAHAGMELKYIYLEGRDHANLDEVTSAIGLEAGDPILGVSVDGIKERLKALNWVKDAVVERQLPDTLHVHIIERMPIAVWQHKGELKLVDQGGEIIRNADGSKAEYGNLLLVVGEDAPETTVELMRMLNAEPELFVQISSAIRVGNRRWDVRFRNGIEAKLPAQNPERAWAMLAEMERQQHLLARNIRAVDLRLEDRMFIDLPPEAKDFIINATSARDA, encoded by the coding sequence ATGGCAAAGCGTAAAAAAACCGCAACAAAGAAACGGCAAGGAACTACGTATCAGCGTAAAACCCGCCGTATTTCGCGTTGGCGGTCTTTTAAGCGCAGTGCCAGCAGTTTTTTCCGCCGTGGATATTATGCCGTGGCCGCAGCCAGTATTACTGTGGCAATTGGCATGGCATGGTGGTGGGTGCATTCAGGCAAATTAACCATGATGGTTGATGAAACCCAGCAATCTGTATTGCAGCAAACTGCTCATGCCGGAATGGAGCTGAAATATATTTATCTGGAGGGGCGCGACCACGCAAATTTAGATGAAGTGACCTCTGCCATAGGGTTAGAAGCAGGCGACCCGATTCTAGGTGTGTCGGTCGATGGCATAAAAGAACGATTGAAGGCATTGAATTGGGTAAAAGATGCGGTGGTGGAGCGTCAACTGCCAGATACGTTGCATGTGCATATTATCGAGCGTATGCCCATTGCTGTGTGGCAACATAAAGGTGAATTAAAACTGGTGGATCAGGGCGGCGAAATCATCCGCAATGCCGATGGCAGCAAAGCAGAATATGGTAATTTGCTGCTTGTGGTCGGCGAGGATGCGCCAGAAACCACAGTAGAGCTTATGCGTATGCTGAATGCCGAACCGGAATTGTTCGTGCAAATTTCCTCGGCAATACGGGTGGGTAACCGCCGCTGGGATGTGCGCTTTCGTAATGGCATAGAAGCCAAGCTTCCTGCGCAAAACCCAGAGCGGGCGTGGGCGATGCTGGCAGAAATGGAGCGTCAGCAACATTTATTGGCACGAAATATTCGCGCTGTGGATCTGAGGTTGGAAGACCGTATGTTTATAGATCTGCCGCCAGAAGCAAAAGATTTTATTATAAACGCAACTTCTGCACGTGATGCGTAG
- the ftsA gene encoding cell division protein FtsA — MHVKPGIIAVLDIGDTKVVCFIAQVDHEGNLRIIGIGHQVAKGMRTGVITDMGEVESSIVAAVHAAEQMAGETIENVMVSLSGANLISRSISVEMELAGSTVTERDMADLLQEGSHSAVSEKLEIVHCIPISFFLDDNRGIRDPRGLYGKNLGAEMHLVMAPSVLLRNLTHCIGRCHLNVTRYVVASYASGLACLEPDEMELDVTLIDMGGGVTSIAVFVGGKLVFTDAVPIGGMHVTNDIAKGLSTSLNHAERIKTLQGSAVVANTDAQMMIEVPQLGEDDGSEGNFIPRSMLVSIVRPRMEELFEMVRSKLEAGGVDKVAGRRVVITGGASQLLGVKDLATQMLGKQVRIGRPHEAVGLAEAVSGAAFSTPIGMLQFVDRKVTESDVLEHSAPLIGGSRWQRVTGWFRENF, encoded by the coding sequence ATGCATGTAAAACCCGGAATCATTGCTGTACTGGATATTGGCGACACCAAAGTTGTGTGCTTTATCGCTCAGGTCGATCACGAGGGGAACCTGCGCATTATTGGCATAGGCCACCAAGTGGCAAAAGGGATGCGTACTGGCGTGATAACCGATATGGGCGAGGTGGAATCTTCGATCGTGGCAGCGGTGCATGCGGCCGAGCAAATGGCCGGAGAAACCATTGAAAACGTGATGGTAAGCCTTTCGGGTGCAAATTTAATTTCGCGCAGTATTAGTGTTGAAATGGAGCTTGCAGGATCTACGGTTACCGAGCGCGATATGGCTGACTTACTCCAAGAAGGCAGCCATAGTGCCGTTAGCGAGAAATTGGAAATTGTACATTGTATACCGATCAGTTTCTTTTTGGATGATAATCGCGGCATACGCGACCCACGGGGGTTATATGGCAAAAACCTTGGCGCAGAGATGCATCTGGTAATGGCGCCCAGCGTGTTGTTGCGTAACCTGACACATTGCATTGGCCGTTGCCACCTGAATGTTACCCGTTATGTAGTGGCGTCGTATGCTTCTGGCCTTGCCTGTTTGGAGCCAGACGAAATGGAGCTGGATGTGACGCTGATAGATATGGGCGGCGGTGTAACCAGCATTGCGGTGTTTGTGGGCGGAAAACTGGTGTTTACCGATGCGGTTCCCATAGGTGGTATGCATGTGACTAACGATATTGCCAAAGGACTTTCAACTTCACTCAATCATGCTGAGCGTATCAAAACCCTTCAGGGAAGTGCGGTGGTGGCGAATACGGATGCGCAGATGATGATTGAAGTGCCCCAGCTAGGTGAAGACGATGGCAGCGAAGGTAATTTCATCCCCCGTTCCATGTTGGTTAGTATCGTACGCCCACGCATGGAAGAGCTGTTTGAAATGGTGCGTAGTAAGCTGGAAGCAGGGGGCGTCGATAAAGTAGCTGGAAGGCGTGTTGTGATAACCGGTGGTGCAAGCCAGCTATTGGGCGTGAAAGATCTGGCAACACAAATGCTAGGGAAGCAAGTGCGTATAGGCCGCCCACACGAAGCGGTAGGATTGGCCGAAGCGGTAAGTGGCGCGGCTTTTTCTACCCCTATAGGGATGCTGCAATTTGTTGATCGCAAAGTGACGGAAAGCGATGTGTTGGAGCATAGCGCTCCACTGATTGGCGGATCGCGTTGGCAACGAGTAACAGGCTGGTTCCGCGAGAATTTTTAG